A single window of Colletotrichum destructivum chromosome 9, complete sequence DNA harbors:
- a CDS encoding uncharacterized protein (Putative zn(2)Cys(6) fungal-type DNA-binding domain, transcription factor domain, fungi) produces MDNGSELSHHGEAADGGVLDDSGGASEAAAAALACNCCRRRKLRCSREVPTCQHCRKTGSECVYQKQKSKPGMKAGAIENLHRRLDALERTVHQQQRTNNTTRESGHPDVEHSPGQEDSPDTNGGLEKNAYNIMAFFAKELQKFNSSNKTLADDERRQQREAPEQQPTRAKRRRINDGEPSVVAGNIPALPDAETIQVVLRAYFSHVHQWIPMIHEARFRRQLEHASEADALDVVLHAMILSASRYIDDEEVASSLFGSVQQRDAVRDWIVSNAMRNLSVESHQALIIVAFNDIGSGEAAKAWSLAGSLTRTVEYLQLTVELDDAERPSLSQPFVSLAPPGSWTEAEERRRVFWNVFKLDRFISVTMGWNTSLTSDDVRRRLPCDGILWRKEDKVATPYFGIWDKAAGRIGNPIAFIPSHYAPPVSSQTVATTAAAASSAGAAAEEENRTPSEAATSPGAASASVDMSTVGAFAYSLEATESLSRVTSYFLQQKINMRDQRDISSWLTRFKELDLRLVHWKMLLPLKWQANTARQSTRMDPNLTLAHLTHNASMILLHQLIAFPPAEWPFRARLPSVLSADTCQAAAVEIAIITENYLKHAPRAAPVSSQFAFCVYVAARVLLLRWRHENEHGPGGGPAPEFWSLVRILDQMASQWAGPHSLEPSRNNLAGKYSIKLAEMHARCREDPSFTINVLGYTTEIDHTATFRSSQVYPPAREKCFQHQANAPRSKPGLGRNGQPATGFGHVSASREDARPTTHMDTIVVGQQIAVNASVMNPNPNPPSSSSVLVPPGMEMNGVEAMPQPDMYHRGSVGSGDLSNISQILLDQQFMDMDRIISFDDGIFGTEYEGGGW; encoded by the exons ATGGATAACGGGAGTGAGCTAAGCCACcacggcgaggccgccgacggaggCGTTCTCGACGACTCCGGCGGCGCctccgaggcggcggcggcggccctggcCTGCAActgctgccggcgccgcaaGCTGCGGTGCTCCCGAGAAGTGCCTACATGCCAGCACTGCCGCAAGACAG GGAGCGAGTGTGTGTACCAGAAGCAAAAGTCCAAGCCAGGGATGAAGGCTGGGGCGATTGAGAACTTGCATCGACGACTGG ATGCTTTGGAAAGGACTGTTCACCAGCAGCAACGCACGAACAACACGACGCGGGAGAGCGGACATCCCGATGTGGAGCACTCGCCCGGCCAGGAAGACTCTCCCGACACCAACGGCGGGCTCGAGAAGAACGCGTACAACAtcatggccttcttcgccaaaGAGCTGCAAAAGTTCAACTCCAGCAACAAAACgttggccgacgacgaacgacggcagcagcgaGAAGCCCCCGAGCAACAACCCACCCGGGCCAAGAGACGTCGAAtcaacgacggcgagcccAGTGTTGTCGCCGGCAACATACCCGCATTGCCGGATGCAGAGACCATTCAGGTGGTCCTGCGAGCTTACTTTTCCCATGTCCATCAGTGGATCCCCATGATCCACGAAGCGAGGTTCCGTCGGCAGCTCGAACACGCGAGTGAGGCCGACGCCCTTGATGTCGTACTCCATGCCATGATCCTGTCTGCTTCGAGGTATATAGACGATGAAGAGGTTGCCTCCAGTCTTTTCGGCTCTGTACAGCAACGTGATGCCGTCAGAGACTGGATCGTCTCGAACGCCATGCGTAACCTGAGCGTAGAGAGCCACCAAGCCCTTATTATCGTCGCCTTTAACGAT atcggcagcggcgaggcAGCCAAAGCCTGGTCTCTAGCCGGCTCCCTCACCCGTACCGTCGAGTACCTCCAGCTGAcggtcgagctcgacgacgccgagaggCCGTCCCTGTCGCAGCCCTTCGTCTCGCTCGCTCCACCGGGGAGCtggaccgaggccgaggagcggcggcgcgTCTTCTGGAACGTCTTCAAGCTCGACCGCTTTATCTCCGTCACCATGGGATGGAACACGAGCCTCACCTCGGACGACgtgcgccgccggctcccgTGCGACGGCATCCTCTGGcgcaaggaggacaaggTCGCGACGCCCTACTTCGGCATCTGGGACAAGGCCGCCGGGCGGATCGGGAACCCCATCGCTTTCATCCCGTCCCACTACGCGCCGCCGGTTTCATCCCAAAccgtggcgacgacggcagcggcggcgtcgtcagcgggggcggcggccgaagAGGAAAACCGGACCCCgtccgaggcggcgacgtcccCCGGGGCCGCGTCCGCCAGCGTCGACATGTCGACCGTCGGCGCGTTTGCCTATTCACTTGAGGCCACCGAGAGCCTTAGCCGAGTTACCAGCTACTTCCTGCAGCAGAAGATTAACATGCGAGACCAACGTGATATTAGCAGCTGGCTGACGCGtttcaaggagctcgacctGCGTCTGGTGCA TTGGAAGATGCTCCTCCCCCTCAAGTGGCAGGCCAACACGGCCCGCCAGTCGACGCGGATGGACCCCAACCTCACGCTGGCGCACCTCACCCACAACGCCTCCATGATCCTGCTCCACCAGCTCATCGCCTTCccgccggccgagtggcCCTTCCGCGCCCGCCTGCCGAGCGTCCTGAGCGCCGACACGTGCCAGGCGGCCGCCGTGGAgatcgccatcatcacggAGAACTACCTGAAGCACGCGCCCCGCGCGGCGCCCGTGTCGAGCCAGTTCGCCTTCTGCGTCTACGTCGCCGCACGCGTCCTGCTCCTCCGGTGGCGGCACGAAAACGAACacggccccggcggcggcccggCGCCCGAGTTCTGGTCTCTGGTGCGGATCCTCGACCAGATGGCGAGCCAGTGGGCCGGGCCGCATAGCCTGGAGCCCTCGCGGAACAACTTGGCCGGCAAGTACTCGatcaagctggccgagatgcACGCTCGCTGTCGGGAGGATCCGTCGTTCACCATCAACGTGCTGGGATATACGACAGAGATCGATCATACGGCCACCTTCAGAAGCTCGCAGGTATACCCACCGGCAAGGGAAAAGTGTTTCCAACACCAAGCCAACGCCCCGCGAAGTAAGCCGGGGCTTGGCAGGAATGGCCAGCCTGCCACGGGATTTGGGCATGTTTCCGCCTCTCGGGAGGATGCCAGACCGACGACCCATATGGATACCATCGTTGTGGGCCAGCAAATAGCAGTCAACGCCTCGGTCATGAACCCGAACCCGAatcctccgtcgtcgtcctccgtCCTCGTTCCGCCCGGGATGGAGATGAACGGCGTCGAAGCGATGCCCCAGCCGGACATGTACCACAGAGGCAGCGTCGGCAGCGGGGACCTGAGCAACATCTCCCAGATCCTGCTCGACCAGCAGttcatggacatggacagGATCATCagcttcgacgacggcatcttCGGCACGGAATACGAAGGGGGAGGGTGGTAG
- a CDS encoding Putative heterokaryon incompatibility: MDETQKPRRGYLTYSKLEPEHIRLLELQPATKRFDPIRCSLRTVPLGQASDYEAISYVWGDKSLAKIVEVDGADVQATSNLFDVLLNIRRQDSVRTVWIDALCINQEDLGERCHQVSIMGHIYREASGVLIYLGNEWDGLGIACEYLELAAQREDAHFAPSLQPHLEVRGQNISTPYLRDNLFRLFSSAWFSRVWTVQEFVLARKTTFFCGATIVDGKRLEQGIVNIRQHAQNRCCGPHSILACGETFLNVMAQMEALNAMRTFPKAASFLETLHHCRQRRCTNPRDKIYGMLGMEFRGQASRLQPNYDISVEQLFVDVAREQVEQTRTLEVLSCVVPGKRRTSLGIPSYVPDWTLMTKNILTHHLSIDHLMTLPHYNASGGFPAEFQIGPGDRALTKGIAIDRIEALGPACFFSDLASCGQAKDYVNKARRLAGLPGRPPESSEAASSRELGFWRTLCGNLAVHVGEESRDWRAADPAVDYESYLQWSDIVNRVPSADPQLDDRPAFEDALVATLSARRFMRTREGHFGMVAPDSRRGDVVMILAGGRVPYVLHEELGYETENGPVTYSFIGDAYVDGFMHGERVGDDPEWMWLNMI, translated from the exons ATGGACGAAACGCAGAAACCTAGACGGGGCTATCTGACTTATTCGAAGCTCGAACCCGAGCATATTCGCCTTTTAGAATTGCAACCTGCAACCAAAAGATTCGACCCTATCCGGTGCAGTCTACGAACAGTTCCGCTTGGCCAAGCCTCGGATTATGAAGCGATTTCCTACGTCTGGGGAGATAAGAGCCTTGCAAAAATAGTAGAGGtggatggcgccgacgtACAAGCCACCAGCAACCTATTCGACGTCCTCCTCAACATACGGCGGCAAGATTCAGTCCGTACTGTCTGGATCGATGCACTATGCATCAACCAAGAAGACCTCGGTGAGCGCTGCCACCAGGTCAGCATCATGGGGCACATCTACCGAGAAGCTTCCGGTGTTTTGATTTACCTCGGAAACGAATGGGACGGTCTGGGAATCGCTTGCGAAtacctcgagctcgccgcgCAGCGAGAGGACGCTCACTTCGCCCCGTCACTTCAACCGCATTTAGAG GTTCGTGGTCAAAACATCTCAACGCCCTATCTGAGAGACAATCTCTTCAGgctcttctcgtcggcgtggTTCTCTCGAGTGTGGACAGTACAGGAGTTCGTCCTCGCCCGAAAGACTACCTTTTTCTGTGGAGCGACTATTGTCGATGGTAAGCGGCTGGAACAAGGCATCGTCAACATTCGGCAGCACGCACAAAATAGATGCTGCGGGCCGCATTCGATTCTTGCGTGTGGCGAGACGTTCCTTAACGTGATGGCTCAGATGGAAGCGCTCAACGCCATGAGGACTTTCCCCAAAGCGGCGAGCTTTTTGGAAACGCTGCATCATTGCCGTCAGCGGCGGTGCACAAACCCCCGAGACAAGATCTACGGCATGCTGGGCATGGAGTTCAGAGGACAGGCAAGTCGCCTCCAGCCGAACTACGACATCTCGGTCGAGCAGCTCTTCGTTGATGTTGCCCGGGAGCAGGTGGAGCAGACGCGGACCCTGGAAGTACTCAGCTGCGTCGTCccggggaagaggaggacgtcCCTGGGCATCCCTTCGTACGTGCCTGACTGGACGCTCATGACGAAGAACATCCTCACCCACCACCTATCCATCGACCACCTAATGACGCTGCCGCACTACAACGCGTCTGGTGGCTTTCCGGCAGAGTTCCAAATTGGACCTGGTGACCGGGCGCTTACAAAAGGCATCGCGATCGACCGGATCGAGGCTCTCGGCCCTGCGTGTTTCTTCTCGGACCTGGCAAGTTGCGGCCAAGCAAAAGACTACGTGAATAAGGCCCGTCGATTGGCGGGCTTGCCTGGCCGCCCGCCCGAATCGTCGGAAGCGGCCAGTTCCCGAGAACTCGGGTTCTGGAGGACTCTATGTGGAAACCTAGCTGTTCACGTTGGAGAGGAATCCCGCGATTGGAGAGCTGCAGACCCCGCGGTTGACTATGAATCCTACCTACAATGGAGCGACATCGTTAACAGAGTGCCATCCGCGGACCCCCAACTCGATGACAGACCTGCATTTGAAGACGCATTGGTAGCAACGCTCTCAGCTCGAAGGTTCATGCGGACCAGGGAAGGGCACTTTGGCATGGTGGCCCCGGATTCTCGGCGTGGTGATGTGGTCATGATACTTGCCGGCGGCAGGGTGCCGTACGTGCTCCACGAAGAGCTGGGGTATGAGACTGAGAATGGCCCCGTGACTTATAGCTTCATTGGAGATGCGTACGTTGATGGTTTCATGCATGGAGAGCGTGTCGGCGACGATCCGGAATGGATGTGGTTGAATATGATCTAG